A genomic segment from Syngnathus scovelli strain Florida chromosome 3, RoL_Ssco_1.2, whole genome shotgun sequence encodes:
- the LOC125994701 gene encoding AP-3 complex subunit sigma-1 isoform X2 → MIKAILIFNNHGKPRLSKFYEHYTEDTEQQIIRETFHLVSKRDENVCNFLEGGMLIGGSDYKLIYRHYATLYFVFCVDSSESELGILDLIQVFVETLDKCFENVCELDLIFHVDKVHNILAEMVMGGMVLETNMNEIITQVDAQNKMEKSETFIFQSTRQDR, encoded by the exons ATGATAAAAGCCATTTTAATATTCAATAACCACGGCAAGCCGAGGCTGTCCAAATTCTACGAACATTAT ACTGAAGACACCGAGCAACAAATTATCAGGGAAACCTTCCACTTGGTCTCCAAACGAGATGAGAACGTCTGCAATTTTCTGGAAGGTGGAAT GTTGATCGGGGGATCCGACTACAAGCTGATCTACAGACACTATGCCACGTTGTACTTTGTGTTCTGCGTGGACTCATCAGAAAGTGAACTAGGAATTTTAGACCTaatacag GTATTTGTGGAAACGTTGGACAAATGCTTTGAGAATGTCTGCGAACTTGACCTCATTTTCCATGTAGACAAG GTCCATAACATTCTGGCAGAGATGGTGATGGGCGGGATGGTGCTAGAGACCAACATGAACGAGATTATCACACAGGTGGACGCCCAGAACAAGATGGAGAAGTCCGAG ACGTTTATCTTTCAGTCTACCAGGCAGGACAGGTAG
- the LOC125994701 gene encoding AP-3 complex subunit sigma-1 isoform X1, with the protein MIKAILIFNNHGKPRLSKFYEHYTEDTEQQIIRETFHLVSKRDENVCNFLEGGMLIGGSDYKLIYRHYATLYFVFCVDSSESELGILDLIQVFVETLDKCFENVCELDLIFHVDKVHNILAEMVMGGMVLETNMNEIITQVDAQNKMEKSEAGIAGAPARAVSAVKNMNLPEMPRNINIGDISIKVPNLPSFK; encoded by the exons ATGATAAAAGCCATTTTAATATTCAATAACCACGGCAAGCCGAGGCTGTCCAAATTCTACGAACATTAT ACTGAAGACACCGAGCAACAAATTATCAGGGAAACCTTCCACTTGGTCTCCAAACGAGATGAGAACGTCTGCAATTTTCTGGAAGGTGGAAT GTTGATCGGGGGATCCGACTACAAGCTGATCTACAGACACTATGCCACGTTGTACTTTGTGTTCTGCGTGGACTCATCAGAAAGTGAACTAGGAATTTTAGACCTaatacag GTATTTGTGGAAACGTTGGACAAATGCTTTGAGAATGTCTGCGAACTTGACCTCATTTTCCATGTAGACAAG GTCCATAACATTCTGGCAGAGATGGTGATGGGCGGGATGGTGCTAGAGACCAACATGAACGAGATTATCACACAGGTGGACGCCCAGAACAAGATGGAGAAGTCCGAG gCTGGTATTGCGGGAGCGCCCGCTCGTGCTGTATCAGCGGTAAAGAACATGAACCTTCCGGAAATGCCCAGAAATATCAACATTGGCGACATCAGCATCAAAGTTCCAAATTTGCCCTCCTTCAAATAG